GCGCACCGAGCGCATGCTGGACAGCATCACCGACCCGGCGCTGCGCGCGCTGGCCTGCCGCGCGATGCTGGTGCTGTCGAAGGCCGATGGCCGCATCACGCTCCCGGAGCAGACCCTGCTGCGCCATGCGCTGACGCGCTGGGGGCTGTCGCTGGAGGCGATCGCGGCCGACGCGGCGTCGTGAACGGGCACGGCCCCGGCGGGCACGGAGCCGGCCGGGGCCGCGGGACGGTGAGGGCTTATTCGCGGACCGGGCTGTAATCCACCGGCACCCACTCGTAGCTGCCCTTTTCGGCGCGGCGCACGTGGCCGATGCCGGGGAAGGGCAGGTGCATGCCGGCCACCAGCAGCTTCTCGCGCGCGACGCGCTTGAACACGGCTTCGCGGGTGCGCACCGCCTGCTTGGAATCGACGTCGAACTCGATCGCGACCTCGGGCTTCGCGAACTGCACCGCGGCGTTATGCACGATGTCGCCCCAGATCAGCAGGCGCTTGTCGCCCGATTCCACCAGAAAGCCGGAATGGCCCGGGGTGTGGCCGTAGGCCGCGACCGCCTTGATGCCGGGGACGATCTCGTCGCCGTCCTGCAGCGTCTTGAAGCGGTTGTCGGCGCGGTAGGGTGCCACCGCGGCCTGCGCTATCTGGAAGAAGGGCTTGCCGGATTCGGGCGCTTTTTCGAGCGCACCCTCGGCGAGCCAGAAGTCGGCGTCGTTCTGCGCCGCATACACCACCGCCTTCGGGAACACGGCCTTGCCGTCCGCGCCGACCACGCCGTTGGCATGGTCGCCGTGGAGGTGGGTCAGCAGCACCGCGTCGATCTGCGCGGGGTCGTAGCCGGCCGCCTTGAGGTTGTCGGCGATGTAGCCGAGCGAGGGGCCGAAGACCTTGGCGGCGCCGGCGTCGACCAGCACCAGCTTGCTGCCGGTGTTGATGACGTAGGCGTTGACCGCGGTCTGCATCTTGGGACCGTCCTGGAAGCGGTGCGCGAGCAGGCGCTGGATGTCGCGCTGGCTGGCGTTCTTCAGCAGCTTGGGATCGAGATCCACATAGCCGTCGTACAGCGCGGTGATCTCGAACTGGCCGAGCGCCATGCGGTAGAAGCCGGGGGCCTGGGTCTTGACCTGGGGCGCTTCCGCGTGGGCGGCGGACAGCGACAGCAGCGGCGCGGCGGTGGCAATGGCGGCGGCGAGGATCCAGTGGCGGGCACGGGGCAGGTGCATCGGGGCTCTCCTGTGTTGGACGCGAAGCATGGAATGCGAACTGTATAGCAGTTCTCACGCGCACGGCATCGCGCTCCGCCGCGAAAGCGGGGCGCGATGGGCGGCGCGGTGGTGCGGGACGTCAGCGCGGCGCGGTGCGCAGATGCACCGCCAGCCACACCGCATCGGCCGAGGTGGATTCGACGCGGTGGCGAAGGCGCGCCGGAATGGTGACCCAGTCTCCGGCCCGCAGCGCGAGCCGGGTGTGGGCGCCGGCGTCGTCGAACAGCAGCTCCGCCTGCCCGGCCACCAGCGTCACCCATTCGTCGTCGGGCTGGTCGTACCAGAAGCCGGGCGGGCTGGCCTGGCCGTTGGAGACGATGCGTTCGATGCAGGCGGCATCGGTCTGCAGCAGGCGTTCGAAGCGCTCCTCGGCGCCTGCGGGCGGCAGCGCGCCGAGGAGCGTGCCGTGGGGTGGCAGCGCCATCGCGCTCAGCCCGCGTTCTTCTTGGCGTCGACCAGCGGCACCACGCCCGGCATCTCGAAGCGCTTGCGGCCCGGCTCCATCTCGGCCAGCGGCTCGCACGGCTTCAGCGTGGCAAGGCTGCGCACGGTCAGGTCCTGGTAGGTGCGGGTGCCGTCCATCTTCCAGCTCACCTCCTGGTCGGACAGTTCGCGCACCACCTTGGCGGGCATGCCGGCCACCAGCGTGCGCGGCGGCACTTCCATGCCGGCCTTGACGAAGGCGGAGGCGGCGACGATGGCAGAGTCGCCGATCACCGCGTTGTCCATCACCACCGCGTTCATGCCGATGAGCGCGTTACGGCCGACCTGGCAGCCGTGCAGGATGGCGCCGTGGCCGATGTGGCCATCGACCCCGACCACCGTGTCGGTGCCGGGAAAGCCGTGCATCACGCAGCTGTCCTGGATGTTGCTGCCTTCCTCCATGACGATGCGGCCGAAGTCGCCGCGCAGGCTGGCGAGCGGCGCGACATAGCAGCGCGGCCCGATGATGACGTCGCCGATCAGCACGGCGTCGGGGTGGACGTAGGCGGTGGGGTGGATGACGGGTTTGAGGCCGTCGATTTCGTAGCAGGGCATGGGGGATCCTTGCGGCGGGAGGCTGGCGGTCGAGTGCGCGTAGTTTCTTGCTCCTCCCCCTTCAAGGGGGAGGTTGGGAGGGGGATGGGGTTCAAGTGAGCGCTGCGCCCAACCCCATCCCCACCCCAGCCCTCCCCTTGAAGGGGAGGGAGAAAACCGTCTGCCGCCTCAAACGTGGTCGGGGCGTTCCAGCTTACTCGACGTGATAGCGCCGCTGCACCACGCGGAAGCGGTTGGCGACGAAGGCGGCATCCGAGTAGCTGGCGTTGGCTGCCGGGTTCATGCCGACGCCGTGGTAGTCGGAGAAGGCCGCCGACTGGTTCACGAACACGCCGCCGGTGAGGTTGATCGACAGCGCGACGCCGGCGCGCAGCGTGGCCTCGGTCATCGCGTCGATGACTTCCGCCTTGGTCGAGTACAAGCCCACGGTCAGTGCGCCGTGCTCGCGGACGATGCGCTCGGACAGTGCCACCGCGGCGGCGCCGTCGGCAACCTTGACCACGAAGGCGATCGGGCCGAAGCGCTCTTCCATATAGCTCTTCTCGGCGGCGGCGTCGCAGGCAAGCAGCACCGGGGTGCGCACTTCGGCCTGGGGGAATTCCGGGTGCTCGATCTTCTTCGAGGCCAGCACGATGTCACCGTATTGGCCGGCTTCGTTGATGCGGGCGAGCGTGGCGTCGGACTGGATCGCGCCCAGCACCGCGGTGGCGACCGCCGGGTCGGACAGGAACTTGTCGATCGCGGCGCCGAGGTCGGCGGCGACTTCGTCGTAGCGCTTGTGGCCCTGGTCGGTATCGATGCCGCCGGCCGGGATGAGGATGGCCTGGGTGGTGGTGCACATCTGGCCGGAGTACAGGCACAGCGTGAACGCGAGGTTGCGCAGCATCGCCTTGTAGTTGTCGGTGGATTCGATCACCACGTTGTTCACGCCGGCGAGTTCGGCATACACCTGGGCCTGTCTGGCGTTGTCGATCAGCCACTGGCCGAAGACGTTGCTGCCGGTGAAATCGATCGACTTCACCGCCGGATGGGTGGCGAGCGCCTGGGTGTCGCTGCGCTTCTCGACCACCGCCAGGCTGACGACGTTGGGGTCGAGGCCGGCCTCGGCCAGCACCTCGCGGGCGATCTTCACCGTCATTGCCGCGGGCAGGATGGCGTTGCTGTGCGGCTTGACGATCACCGGGTTGCCGGTGGCAAGCGCGGCGAACAGGCCGGGGTAGGTGTTCCAGGTCGGGAAGGTGCCGCAGCCGACCACCAGCGCGACGCCGCGGCCGACGATCTCGTAGTGCTTCTGCATCTTCAGCGGCGGGTTCTTGCCCTGCGGCTTTTCCCACACGGTGGTGGCCGGCACGCCGCGCATCGCGTCC
Above is a window of Azoarcus olearius DNA encoding:
- a CDS encoding cupin domain-containing protein; protein product: MALPPHGTLLGALPPAGAEERFERLLQTDAACIERIVSNGQASPPGFWYDQPDDEWVTLVAGQAELLFDDAGAHTRLALRAGDWVTIPARLRHRVESTSADAVWLAVHLRTAPR
- a CDS encoding MBL fold metallo-hydrolase, with translation MHLPRARHWILAAAIATAAPLLSLSAAHAEAPQVKTQAPGFYRMALGQFEITALYDGYVDLDPKLLKNASQRDIQRLLAHRFQDGPKMQTAVNAYVINTGSKLVLVDAGAAKVFGPSLGYIADNLKAAGYDPAQIDAVLLTHLHGDHANGVVGADGKAVFPKAVVYAAQNDADFWLAEGALEKAPESGKPFFQIAQAAVAPYRADNRFKTLQDGDEIVPGIKAVAAYGHTPGHSGFLVESGDKRLLIWGDIVHNAAVQFAKPEVAIEFDVDSKQAVRTREAVFKRVAREKLLVAGMHLPFPGIGHVRRAEKGSYEWVPVDYSPVRE
- the paaN gene encoding phenylacetic acid degradation protein PaaN — translated: MTHPLYAKHQATLEAALAAIHTRGYWTPYAEMPSPKVYGETAADDGKRAFEACLGKDFELDQPGRSGWAASERSPYGIALDVRYPVCEPSALIAAAEAAMPGWRKIGAEGRVGVCLEILDRLNKRSFEIAHAVMMTTGQGWMMAFQAGGPHAQDRGLEAVAYAWDAMRGVPATTVWEKPQGKNPPLKMQKHYEIVGRGVALVVGCGTFPTWNTYPGLFAALATGNPVIVKPHSNAILPAAMTVKIAREVLAEAGLDPNVVSLAVVEKRSDTQALATHPAVKSIDFTGSNVFGQWLIDNARQAQVYAELAGVNNVVIESTDNYKAMLRNLAFTLCLYSGQMCTTTQAILIPAGGIDTDQGHKRYDEVAADLGAAIDKFLSDPAVATAVLGAIQSDATLARINEAGQYGDIVLASKKIEHPEFPQAEVRTPVLLACDAAAEKSYMEERFGPIAFVVKVADGAAAVALSERIVREHGALTVGLYSTKAEVIDAMTEATLRAGVALSINLTGGVFVNQSAAFSDYHGVGMNPAANASYSDAAFVANRFRVVQRRYHVE
- the paaY gene encoding phenylacetic acid degradation protein PaaY produces the protein MPCYEIDGLKPVIHPTAYVHPDAVLIGDVIIGPRCYVAPLASLRGDFGRIVMEEGSNIQDSCVMHGFPGTDTVVGVDGHIGHGAILHGCQVGRNALIGMNAVVMDNAVIGDSAIVAASAFVKAGMEVPPRTLVAGMPAKVVRELSDQEVSWKMDGTRTYQDLTVRSLATLKPCEPLAEMEPGRKRFEMPGVVPLVDAKKNAG